One genomic region from Halomicrobium zhouii encodes:
- the dnaK gene encoding molecular chaperone DnaK, with product MASNKILGIDLGTTNSAFAVMEGGDPEIIVNSEGDRTTASVVAFDDGERLVGKPAKNQAVKNPDQTIQSIKRHMGEDDYSVELEGEEYTPEQVSAMILQKIKHDAEEYLGDDVEKAVITVPAYFNDRQRQATKDAGEIAGFEVERIVNEPTAAAMAYGLDDDSDQTVLVYDLGGGTFDVSILDLGGGVYEVVATNGDNDLGGDDWDEALIDYLADEFEEEHGIDLRDDRQALQRLKDAAEEAKIELSSRKETRVNLPFIATTDDGPLDLETKVTRATFESITEDLTERTVGPTEQALEDAGYDKGDIDEVILVGGSTRMPQVQDQVEDLTGQEPKKNVNPDEAVALGAAIQGGVLSGDVDDIVLLDVTPLSLGVEVKGGLFERLIEKNTTIPTEESKIFTTAAANQTQVQIRVFQGEREIAEENELLGEFALSGIPPAPAGTPQIEVSFNIDENGIVNVSAEDKGSGNSEEITIEGGAGLSDEQIEEMQEEAEQHAEEDEERRERIEARNEAEASIRRAETLIEENEENVDDDLVADIEDAIDEVQETLEDEDADTEDYEEVTENLTEQLQEIGKQMYQEQAAEGAAGAAGGAAGAGGMGGMGGAGPGGAAGAGGAAGQGEEYVDADFEDVDESDEDE from the coding sequence ATGGCGAGCAACAAGATTCTCGGAATCGACCTCGGGACCACGAACAGCGCGTTCGCGGTCATGGAGGGGGGCGACCCCGAGATTATCGTCAACAGCGAGGGTGACCGCACGACCGCGTCCGTCGTCGCGTTCGACGACGGGGAGCGCCTCGTCGGCAAGCCCGCGAAGAACCAGGCAGTCAAGAACCCCGACCAGACGATCCAGTCCATCAAGCGCCACATGGGCGAGGACGACTACTCGGTCGAACTGGAGGGCGAGGAGTACACGCCCGAGCAGGTCTCGGCGATGATCCTCCAGAAGATCAAACACGACGCCGAGGAGTACCTCGGCGACGACGTCGAAAAGGCCGTGATCACGGTGCCGGCGTACTTCAACGACCGCCAGCGCCAGGCCACGAAGGACGCCGGCGAGATCGCCGGCTTCGAGGTCGAGCGCATCGTCAACGAGCCGACCGCGGCCGCGATGGCCTACGGCCTCGACGACGACTCCGACCAGACCGTCCTCGTGTACGACCTCGGTGGGGGTACCTTCGACGTCTCCATCCTCGACCTGGGCGGCGGCGTCTACGAGGTCGTCGCGACCAACGGGGACAACGACCTCGGTGGCGACGACTGGGACGAGGCCCTCATCGACTACCTCGCCGACGAGTTCGAGGAGGAACACGGCATCGACCTCCGCGACGACCGGCAGGCCCTCCAGCGCCTGAAGGACGCCGCCGAGGAGGCGAAGATCGAACTCTCCTCGCGCAAGGAGACCCGCGTCAACCTCCCGTTCATCGCGACGACGGACGACGGCCCGCTCGACCTGGAGACCAAGGTCACGCGCGCCACGTTCGAGTCCATCACCGAGGACCTCACGGAGCGCACCGTCGGCCCGACGGAGCAGGCCCTCGAAGACGCCGGCTACGACAAGGGCGACATCGACGAAGTGATCCTGGTCGGCGGCTCGACGCGGATGCCCCAGGTCCAGGACCAGGTCGAGGACCTGACCGGTCAGGAGCCCAAGAAGAACGTCAACCCCGACGAGGCCGTCGCGCTGGGTGCGGCCATCCAGGGCGGCGTCCTCTCCGGCGACGTCGACGACATCGTCCTGCTCGACGTCACCCCACTCTCGCTCGGCGTCGAGGTCAAGGGCGGCCTCTTCGAGCGACTCATCGAGAAGAACACCACCATCCCGACCGAGGAGTCGAAGATATTCACCACCGCCGCCGCGAACCAGACGCAGGTCCAGATCCGCGTCTTCCAGGGCGAACGAGAGATCGCCGAGGAGAACGAACTGCTCGGCGAGTTCGCGCTGAGCGGTATCCCGCCGGCCCCCGCCGGCACCCCGCAGATCGAGGTGTCGTTCAACATCGACGAGAACGGCATCGTCAACGTCTCCGCCGAGGACAAGGGCTCGGGGAACTCCGAGGAGATCACCATCGAGGGCGGCGCCGGCCTCTCGGACGAACAGATCGAGGAGATGCAGGAGGAGGCCGAGCAGCACGCCGAAGAGGACGAGGAACGCCGCGAGCGCATCGAGGCCCGCAACGAGGCCGAGGCCTCCATCCGCCGCGCCGAGACCCTCATCGAGGAGAACGAGGAGAACGTCGACGACGACCTCGTCGCCGACATCGAGGACGCCATCGACGAGGTCCAGGAGACCCTCGAGGACGAGGACGCCGACACGGAGGACTACGAGGAAGTCACCGAGAACCTAACCGAACAGCTCCAGGAGATCGGCAAGCAGATGTACCAGGAGCAGGCCGCCGAAGGCGCCGCGGGCGCTGCTGGCGGGGCGGCCGGTGCCGGCGGCATGGGCGGCATGGGCGGCGCCGGACCCGGCGGCGCGGCAGGCGCCGGTGGGGCTGCCGGCCAGGGCGAGGAGTACGTGGACGCCGACTTCGAAGACGTCGACGAGAGTGACGAGGACGAGTGA
- a CDS encoding aldo/keto reductase, whose protein sequence is MTQLPPVGIGTWENTGPEECAESVRTALEIGYRHVDTAEAYGNEEHVGEGIARTGIDREEVFLATKVHHESTGLGYDDVTETARASLERLGVDYVDLLYVHWPLGNYDPEDTLSAFDDLVAEGVTRHVGVSNFEPRQVETAMDVLDEPLFANQVEMHPLLQQDDLVSHAQEHDYYLVAYSPLARGDVFDVPEVQDVAAKHGVSEAQVSLAWLRSKENVVAIPKATTEDHVADNWASQNLRLDEEDLTAIDGIEREDRHVEYDEAPWNR, encoded by the coding sequence ATGACGCAGCTACCACCTGTCGGCATCGGGACCTGGGAGAACACGGGCCCGGAGGAGTGCGCCGAGAGCGTCAGGACGGCCCTGGAGATCGGGTATCGCCACGTCGACACGGCCGAGGCCTACGGCAACGAAGAACACGTCGGCGAGGGTATCGCACGGACAGGCATCGACCGCGAAGAGGTGTTCCTTGCGACGAAGGTTCACCACGAATCGACGGGGCTGGGGTACGACGACGTGACCGAGACGGCCCGAGCGAGCCTGGAACGCCTGGGCGTCGATTACGTCGACCTGCTGTACGTCCACTGGCCGCTGGGGAACTACGACCCCGAGGACACGCTGTCGGCCTTCGACGACCTGGTGGCGGAGGGGGTAACCCGCCACGTCGGCGTGTCGAACTTCGAGCCACGGCAGGTGGAGACGGCGATGGACGTCCTGGACGAACCGCTGTTCGCGAACCAGGTCGAGATGCACCCGCTGCTCCAGCAGGACGACCTGGTGAGTCACGCACAGGAGCACGACTACTATCTGGTGGCGTACTCGCCCCTGGCTCGCGGCGACGTGTTCGACGTCCCAGAGGTACAGGACGTCGCGGCGAAACACGGCGTCAGCGAAGCCCAGGTCAGTCTCGCGTGGCTGCGGTCGAAGGAGAACGTCGTCGCGATTCCGAAGGCGACGACCGAGGACCACGTCGCCGACAACTGGGCCAGCCAGAACCTGCGACTCGACGAGGAGGACCTCACTGCCATCGACGGCATCGAACGCGAAGACCGCCACGTCGAGTACGACGAGGCCCCCTGGAATCGGTAG
- a CDS encoding outer membrane protein assembly factor BamB family protein, translated as MVDLHRRAYLRAVTAAVGGATAATGIQSGALERVAAQTDADGQSGSDGFSQAAPWSQGGAGAANTGAAPTSGPRTDLQVEWSYTDVDAWGLASSPALVDGVLYFASLDSDIGDSGRVHAVDASDGSARWQFETDMRHETTPAVHEGRVFVGDGELLALDTEDGTELWRSEAVVRGSVRAANGTVYAATDDNVITAFDAADGTEQWRFDPATDSVDWSAYTAPAVAGGTVYASARVNPGDGDLRSVGFALDAETGDRQWATEFPAARSGGAPAPAVSDGSVYVDVGDLFALDAATGDVQWSASDVDSPVVQDGAVYALRDGGAFVALDAATGEQQWQTVWETERDPGGRTELVATEDTLYVGTFIGGVFAFDAESGEQLGQAPDGGFSDGRCPPTVAGGTAFLGVWNADSGLYAITEGDGSSGSTEPPAPEVELRTGPDQSYCVGSQITFIREASGPGSTNDFGQDDYTWKMDFDTGDGESGASEPMTETAGELVRHTYDEPGTYEVAVVGEGPDGRTARDTVTVDIAECAGPTARIATDPADAERRDFALMDEVTFSAEPSEADAGVERYEWDLDGDGEFEKRGDAETVVLGEECREETLTVSLRVVDTQGATDTASVSVSTMADDA; from the coding sequence ATGGTCGACCTCCACAGGCGAGCGTATCTGAGAGCCGTTACAGCAGCAGTCGGCGGCGCGACCGCCGCCACTGGAATCCAGTCGGGGGCGCTCGAACGAGTTGCCGCCCAGACCGACGCAGACGGACAGTCCGGCAGCGACGGCTTTTCGCAGGCCGCGCCGTGGTCCCAGGGCGGGGCCGGCGCAGCGAACACCGGCGCTGCCCCGACGAGCGGTCCCCGGACCGATCTCCAGGTCGAGTGGAGCTACACGGACGTCGACGCCTGGGGGCTGGCCTCGTCCCCGGCACTGGTCGACGGCGTCCTCTACTTCGCGTCGCTCGATTCGGACATCGGAGACAGCGGTCGCGTTCACGCGGTCGACGCCAGCGACGGCTCCGCGCGCTGGCAGTTCGAGACCGACATGCGCCACGAGACGACCCCCGCCGTGCACGAGGGTCGCGTGTTCGTCGGCGACGGAGAACTGCTGGCGCTGGACACGGAGGACGGCACGGAGCTGTGGCGGAGCGAGGCGGTCGTCCGTGGGTCGGTGAGAGCAGCGAACGGGACGGTGTACGCCGCGACCGACGACAACGTGATCACCGCTTTCGACGCCGCGGACGGGACGGAACAGTGGCGCTTCGACCCGGCGACTGATTCGGTGGACTGGTCGGCGTACACGGCGCCGGCAGTGGCCGGAGGAACCGTTTACGCAAGCGCGCGCGTGAACCCCGGCGACGGCGATCTCCGGTCGGTCGGGTTCGCGCTCGACGCCGAGACCGGTGACCGGCAGTGGGCGACCGAGTTCCCCGCGGCGCGTTCGGGCGGCGCTCCGGCCCCCGCAGTGTCCGACGGATCGGTCTACGTCGACGTCGGGGACCTCTTCGCGCTCGACGCGGCGACGGGCGACGTGCAGTGGTCGGCGTCGGACGTCGACTCCCCCGTCGTTCAGGACGGAGCGGTCTACGCGTTGCGAGACGGGGGCGCCTTCGTGGCCCTGGACGCCGCGACTGGCGAACAGCAGTGGCAAACTGTCTGGGAAACCGAGCGCGACCCGGGGGGCCGAACCGAACTCGTGGCGACCGAGGACACGCTGTACGTGGGAACGTTCATCGGCGGCGTCTTCGCGTTCGACGCCGAGTCCGGCGAGCAACTGGGCCAGGCCCCGGACGGGGGCTTCAGCGACGGCCGCTGCCCGCCCACTGTCGCGGGCGGTACGGCGTTCCTCGGCGTGTGGAACGCGGACTCCGGCCTCTACGCGATCACCGAAGGGGACGGTTCGTCAGGGTCGACCGAACCGCCGGCACCCGAGGTCGAACTCCGCACTGGACCGGACCAGTCCTACTGCGTCGGAAGTCAGATAACGTTCATCCGGGAAGCCTCCGGGCCCGGTTCGACGAACGACTTCGGCCAGGACGACTACACCTGGAAGATGGACTTCGACACGGGCGACGGCGAGTCCGGGGCCTCCGAGCCGATGACCGAAACTGCCGGCGAACTCGTCCGGCACACGTACGACGAACCCGGCACGTACGAGGTCGCAGTCGTCGGGGAAGGCCCCGACGGCCGGACCGCGCGGGACACAGTCACCGTCGACATCGCCGAGTGTGCGGGACCGACTGCTCGCATCGCGACGGACCCCGCCGACGCCGAGCGCAGGGACTTCGCCCTGATGGACGAGGTGACGTTCAGTGCCGAGCCATCGGAAGCCGATGCCGGCGTCGAGCGCTACGAGTGGGACCTCGACGGCGACGGCGAGTTCGAGAAACGCGGCGACGCCGAGACGGTCGTTCTCGGCGAGGAATGCAGGGAGGAGACGCTGACGGTGTCGCTGCGCGTCGTCGACACGCAGGGGGCGACCGACACTGCGTCGGTGAGCGTCTCGACGATGGCCGACGACGCCTGA
- the dnaJ gene encoding molecular chaperone DnaJ: protein MSEDFYEVLGVSRDASEDEIKDAYRKKAQQYHPDVSDEENAEEKFKKVQKAKEVLTDEEKRQMYDQVGHERFEQAEKHGGVGGGGGRGGGDPFGGAGGMGGMQDIFDQFFGGGGRGRSGPQQGQDLRTTLTIDLEDAYDGVEQELSVRRPETCPDCDGRGHPADADSRTCPQCNGQGQQTRVQQTPMGRVQQTQTCRRCEGEGTLYDETCSTCRGEGTVRNEATLSVEIPAGIRDGQTLRMDGEGAPGDRGARNGDLLIEVSVRDHPDFERDGDDLRHNHAVSFPQAVFGDTVEVPTLDGKAEFEVPAGTQSGEVFRLGGKGMPHLRRRGHGDLYVQVQVVTPDSLNEEQREALEAFAEAGGEEVEVEEGFFEKIKNSL, encoded by the coding sequence ATGAGCGAGGACTTCTACGAGGTGCTGGGGGTTTCACGCGACGCCAGCGAAGACGAGATCAAGGACGCGTATCGAAAGAAGGCACAGCAGTACCACCCGGACGTCTCCGACGAGGAGAACGCCGAGGAGAAGTTCAAGAAGGTACAGAAGGCCAAGGAGGTCCTCACCGACGAGGAGAAGCGCCAGATGTACGACCAGGTCGGCCACGAGCGCTTCGAGCAGGCCGAGAAACACGGGGGCGTCGGCGGAGGCGGCGGCCGCGGAGGTGGCGACCCGTTCGGCGGCGCCGGCGGCATGGGTGGGATGCAGGACATCTTCGACCAGTTCTTCGGCGGCGGCGGTCGCGGCCGGAGCGGCCCACAGCAGGGCCAGGACCTGCGAACGACGCTGACCATCGACCTCGAGGACGCCTACGACGGCGTCGAGCAGGAACTGTCGGTCCGCCGACCGGAGACCTGTCCCGACTGCGACGGCCGCGGTCACCCGGCGGACGCCGACTCGCGGACCTGTCCGCAGTGTAACGGCCAGGGCCAGCAGACTCGCGTCCAGCAGACGCCGATGGGGCGCGTCCAGCAGACCCAGACCTGCCGCCGCTGCGAGGGCGAGGGCACGCTGTACGACGAGACGTGTTCGACCTGTCGCGGCGAGGGCACCGTCCGCAACGAGGCGACCCTCTCCGTCGAGATCCCCGCCGGCATCCGCGACGGGCAGACGCTGCGGATGGACGGCGAGGGTGCGCCGGGCGACCGCGGCGCGCGCAACGGCGACCTCCTCATCGAGGTCAGCGTCCGCGACCACCCCGACTTCGAGCGTGACGGCGACGACCTGCGCCACAACCACGCCGTCTCCTTCCCGCAGGCCGTCTTCGGCGACACCGTCGAAGTGCCGACGCTGGACGGCAAGGCGGAGTTCGAGGTCCCCGCCGGCACCCAGAGCGGCGAGGTGTTCCGCCTCGGCGGCAAGGGGATGCCCCACCTCCGCCGGCGCGGCCACGGCGACCTCTACGTCCAGGTCCAGGTCGTCACGCCCGACAGCCTGAACGAGGAACAGCGCGAGGCCCTCGAGGCATTCGCCGAGGCCGGTGGCGAAGAGGTGGAGGTCGAGGAGGGCTTCTTCGAGAAGATCAAGAACTCGCTGTAG
- a CDS encoding Rieske (2Fe-2S) protein — protein MATEYVPVADADELREAGRDVVSAGGHAVALFHHEGEVYAVDNRCPHMGFPLSKGTVDDGLLTCHWHHARFELACGDTFDVWADDVQTFPTDVRDGQVYLDPDPEPDVPPVTRWRNRLVDGMGENLGLVVAKSVINLDSLGEGFVIPLETAVTFGTKYRSSGWGRGLTTLAAMANLYDDVAHAEKLRALYVGIGSVADDCAGEPPRFAQYELGNAGLSKARLKSWFRETCEVRDEDGAERCIRTAANILPPEDVAEIVVAAVTDHLYVNAGHTLDFANKAFETLEHLGWDHAEDVLASVVPQITDANRAEETSAWRQPIDVAALCFDAFESLDDLVAAGEGAVWERPDGFVDALLDDDPEAIVDALQDAIRDGATSEQLSRTVALAATRRVAQFATSNEFSDWDTVHHTFTYANAVYQLSRRTDAVEVYRACFDGAMAVYLDRFLNQPAAPIPDVGDGGGENDPESIREQLLATFDEQGQVEEAARLVDGHFEAGGDATDLKQTLGEGLLREDAGFHTLQNVEAAFRLFDAAETERERRLPLVATARYLSAHSPTRREREQTFTIARRLHRGESIHGES, from the coding sequence ATGGCAACGGAGTACGTTCCGGTCGCCGATGCAGACGAGTTGCGCGAGGCGGGCCGCGACGTCGTCTCGGCGGGCGGGCACGCGGTCGCACTGTTCCACCACGAAGGCGAGGTGTACGCCGTCGACAACCGCTGTCCCCACATGGGATTCCCCCTCTCGAAAGGGACCGTCGACGACGGGCTACTGACGTGTCACTGGCACCACGCCCGCTTCGAACTGGCCTGCGGCGACACCTTCGACGTCTGGGCCGACGACGTCCAGACGTTCCCCACCGACGTACGAGACGGCCAGGTGTACCTCGACCCGGACCCCGAACCGGACGTCCCGCCTGTCACGCGCTGGCGCAATCGACTCGTCGACGGCATGGGCGAGAACCTCGGCCTCGTCGTCGCGAAGAGCGTCATCAATCTGGATTCGCTCGGCGAGGGGTTCGTGATACCGCTGGAGACGGCCGTCACCTTCGGGACGAAGTACCGGTCCTCCGGCTGGGGCCGCGGGCTGACGACGCTCGCCGCGATGGCGAACCTCTACGACGACGTCGCCCACGCCGAGAAACTGCGGGCGCTGTACGTCGGCATCGGCTCGGTGGCGGACGACTGCGCCGGCGAGCCGCCGCGGTTTGCCCAGTACGAACTCGGCAACGCGGGTCTGTCGAAGGCGCGCCTGAAGTCCTGGTTCCGCGAGACGTGCGAAGTCAGGGACGAGGACGGCGCCGAGCGCTGCATCAGGACGGCGGCGAATATCCTCCCGCCCGAGGACGTCGCCGAGATCGTCGTCGCCGCCGTGACGGACCACCTGTACGTCAACGCCGGCCACACGCTCGACTTCGCCAACAAGGCCTTCGAGACGCTGGAACACCTCGGCTGGGACCACGCCGAGGACGTGCTCGCGTCGGTCGTGCCGCAGATCACCGACGCGAACCGGGCCGAGGAGACGTCGGCCTGGCGACAGCCGATCGACGTCGCCGCACTCTGCTTCGACGCGTTCGAGTCGCTCGACGACCTTGTCGCCGCGGGCGAGGGCGCTGTCTGGGAACGCCCCGACGGCTTCGTCGACGCGCTCCTCGACGACGATCCGGAGGCCATCGTCGACGCACTCCAGGACGCGATTCGGGACGGCGCGACGAGCGAACAGCTCTCCCGGACAGTCGCGCTCGCGGCGACCCGGCGGGTCGCCCAGTTCGCCACGAGCAACGAGTTCTCGGACTGGGACACCGTCCACCACACGTTCACCTACGCCAACGCCGTCTACCAGCTCTCCCGGCGCACCGACGCCGTCGAGGTGTACCGGGCCTGCTTCGATGGCGCGATGGCGGTGTACCTCGACCGGTTCCTCAACCAGCCCGCCGCGCCGATTCCCGACGTCGGCGACGGCGGCGGAGAGAACGACCCCGAGTCGATTCGCGAACAGTTGCTCGCGACGTTCGACGAACAGGGGCAGGTCGAGGAGGCCGCACGGCTCGTCGACGGCCACTTCGAGGCCGGTGGCGACGCGACCGATCTGAAACAGACGCTCGGCGAGGGGCTCCTGCGCGAGGACGCGGGCTTTCACACGCTCCAGAACGTCGAGGCGGCCTTCCGGCTGTTCGACGCCGCCGAGACCGAGCGCGAACGTCGACTACCGCTGGTAGCGACGGCGCGGTACCTGTCTGCGCACTCCCCGACCCGCCGCGAGCGAGAACAGACGTTCACCATCGCCAGACGGCTCCACCGGGGCGAGTCGATCCACGGAGAGTCGTAG
- a CDS encoding MazG nucleotide pyrophosphohydrolase domain-containing protein, with the protein MDAQDRVSAFLDEHDLESPIAYRLLDLTSELGELAKEANESTGYGEEPADVELSADELGDALFSLLALCEQADVDAEDALAGAIGKYERRLTTTGSAGSGE; encoded by the coding sequence ATGGATGCACAGGACCGCGTTTCCGCGTTTCTGGACGAACACGACCTCGAATCGCCGATAGCGTACCGCCTCCTCGACCTGACGTCGGAACTGGGCGAACTGGCGAAGGAGGCCAACGAGTCCACGGGCTACGGCGAGGAACCGGCCGACGTCGAGCTATCGGCCGACGAACTCGGCGACGCGCTGTTCTCCTTGCTGGCGCTCTGTGAACAGGCCGACGTCGACGCCGAGGACGCGCTGGCGGGTGCGATAGGAAAGTACGAACGGCGGCTGACAACGACCGGGTCGGCGGGCAGCGGCGAGTAA
- a CDS encoding twin-arginine translocation signal domain-containing protein has translation MTENESLVDSIVGDETRRSFLKKSAVATAGLAAASGAASAQDGGDDDFGDLDDNWKGLVFVDNFHPNARFTFVSGVVEWTPNYGDVTDSWFSEYNTRMIRWLNTDEVVPLFVAHDAEVGEYDDDLGFVTDADDDQNQPQLFEMNREWTPFGDNERLVTVNVSPVGEDEEDQILETEDWWQTDGDGQTGGGTETPGSPTGTGTNGTNGTNGTNGTNGS, from the coding sequence ATGACAGAGAACGAGTCACTAGTCGACAGTATCGTCGGCGACGAGACGCGCCGATCGTTCCTCAAGAAAAGCGCGGTCGCGACGGCCGGCCTCGCCGCCGCCTCCGGCGCCGCGAGCGCACAGGACGGTGGCGACGACGACTTCGGCGACCTGGACGACAACTGGAAGGGGCTCGTGTTCGTCGACAACTTCCACCCCAACGCCCGGTTCACGTTCGTCTCCGGCGTCGTCGAGTGGACGCCGAACTACGGCGACGTGACGGACAGCTGGTTCTCCGAGTACAACACGCGGATGATCCGGTGGCTCAACACCGACGAGGTCGTCCCGCTGTTCGTCGCCCACGACGCGGAGGTCGGCGAGTACGACGACGATCTCGGGTTCGTGACCGACGCGGACGACGACCAGAACCAGCCACAGCTGTTCGAGATGAACCGCGAGTGGACGCCGTTCGGCGACAACGAACGGCTCGTCACGGTGAACGTCAGTCCGGTCGGCGAGGACGAAGAGGACCAGATCCTCGAGACCGAGGACTGGTGGCAGACTGACGGTGACGGGCAGACCGGCGGCGGGACCGAGACGCCCGGATCGCCGACCGGAACCGGGACGAACGGAACGAACGGAACGAACGGGACGAACGGGACGAACGGGTCCTGA
- a CDS encoding AI-2E family transporter yields MGSLLTGRQERAAWVVVGLTIAGFVGFVLYAFFGALVVGLFLYYAMRPVHRRLEDRFDHPDVAATATVLLVGVPVLLVVGYAAVVGVRQFDQFLAAANLQQLRVAVEPYVSSLTAADGGVFGLLRNNVSRVTELTTALVNWALRLFVIVTVAFYLLRDDRKIAGWFRATFADHETAVRFVEHVDDHLTTIYTGNLVTIGATGLIAITVFYGLDLLAPAGTGVAFPVLLGLLVGVATIVPAVGIKAVYFPYTAFLVWRSQTTATTPLWFPVTFFLVAAVALDWFPDFIVRSYLSKGELNMGLVLLTYVLGAVAFGWYGVFFGPVVLVFFTTFAREILPELT; encoded by the coding sequence ATGGGGTCACTGCTGACCGGCCGCCAGGAACGAGCGGCCTGGGTCGTCGTCGGCCTGACGATCGCGGGCTTCGTCGGATTCGTCCTGTACGCCTTCTTCGGCGCCCTCGTCGTCGGGCTGTTCCTCTACTACGCGATGCGGCCCGTCCACCGCCGCCTCGAGGACCGGTTCGACCACCCCGACGTCGCGGCGACGGCGACGGTGTTGCTCGTGGGCGTTCCGGTCCTCCTCGTCGTCGGATACGCGGCAGTGGTGGGCGTCCGGCAGTTCGACCAGTTCCTCGCCGCTGCGAACCTCCAGCAACTCCGTGTCGCGGTCGAACCGTACGTGAGCTCGCTGACCGCGGCGGACGGCGGCGTCTTCGGGCTCCTCCGGAACAACGTCTCGCGCGTCACGGAACTCACGACTGCCCTGGTCAACTGGGCCCTTCGCCTGTTCGTCATCGTCACCGTTGCCTTCTACCTGCTCCGCGACGACAGGAAGATCGCCGGCTGGTTCCGGGCGACGTTCGCCGACCACGAGACAGCCGTCCGGTTCGTGGAACACGTCGACGACCACCTGACCACGATATACACCGGCAACCTCGTCACCATCGGGGCGACGGGACTGATCGCCATAACGGTGTTCTACGGCCTCGACCTGCTCGCCCCGGCCGGCACCGGCGTCGCCTTCCCGGTCCTGCTCGGTCTCCTGGTCGGCGTCGCCACTATCGTCCCCGCTGTGGGGATCAAGGCCGTCTACTTCCCCTACACCGCCTTCCTCGTCTGGCGCAGCCAGACGACGGCGACGACCCCGCTGTGGTTTCCGGTCACGTTCTTCCTCGTCGCGGCCGTCGCCCTCGACTGGTTCCCCGACTTCATCGTCCGCTCGTACCTCTCGAAGGGCGAACTGAACATGGGCCTCGTGCTGTTGACGTACGTCCTCGGCGCTGTCGCGTTCGGTTGGTATGGCGTGTTCTTCGGGCCGGTCGTCCTCGTCTTCTTCACCACGTTCGCGCGCGAGATACTCCCCGAACTGACCTGA
- a CDS encoding NAD(P)-dependent alcohol dehydrogenase: MQAFVMRSIGETGIVEKDRPTPGPNDAIVKPTKGLICTSDCHTVHGAIGDREDLTLGHEIVGVVDEVGDEVSEFEAGDRVAVGAITPDWNSLAAQDGHPSQSNEALGGWKFANVKDGTFAEYAHVNDADGNMAHVPDGVTDHEATYVADMLSTGFAGAENAAVPMGGTVAVFAQGPVGLMATKGAALLGAGEIIAVETMDNRKELAREYGADHVVDFADVDPVEAIMDLTDGEGVDGAIEALGADETLQDCIEVTKPGGTISNVGYHGEGEFRHIPRVEWGVGMAEKDIVTDLCPGGRLRISRMLRLIETDRVDPTKLTTHEFDFEEIETAFDMMDTKEDGMIKPLIHFE, translated from the coding sequence GTTCGATCGGCGAGACCGGTATCGTGGAGAAAGACCGTCCGACCCCCGGACCGAACGACGCCATCGTCAAACCGACGAAGGGGTTGATCTGTACGTCGGACTGCCACACGGTCCACGGAGCGATCGGCGACCGGGAGGACCTGACGCTCGGTCACGAGATCGTCGGGGTGGTCGACGAAGTGGGAGACGAGGTCTCCGAGTTCGAGGCGGGGGACCGCGTCGCGGTCGGAGCCATCACGCCGGACTGGAACTCGCTTGCGGCCCAGGACGGACACCCCTCTCAGTCCAACGAGGCGCTGGGCGGCTGGAAGTTTGCCAACGTCAAGGACGGGACGTTCGCCGAGTACGCACACGTCAACGACGCGGACGGGAACATGGCTCACGTACCCGACGGCGTGACCGACCACGAGGCGACCTACGTCGCGGACATGCTCTCGACCGGCTTCGCCGGCGCGGAGAACGCGGCCGTCCCGATGGGCGGCACGGTCGCCGTCTTCGCCCAGGGACCCGTCGGCCTGATGGCGACGAAGGGCGCCGCGCTCCTGGGCGCCGGTGAGATCATCGCCGTCGAGACGATGGACAACCGCAAGGAACTCGCCAGGGAGTACGGCGCCGACCACGTCGTCGACTTCGCCGACGTCGACCCCGTCGAAGCGATCATGGACCTCACCGACGGCGAGGGCGTCGACGGCGCTATCGAGGCGCTCGGGGCCGACGAGACCCTCCAGGACTGTATCGAGGTCACCAAACCCGGCGGAACGATATCGAACGTCGGCTACCACGGCGAGGGCGAATTTCGTCACATCCCGCGGGTCGAGTGGGGCGTCGGCATGGCCGAGAAGGACATCGTCACGGACCTCTGTCCCGGCGGTCGCCTGCGGATCAGTCGAATGCTCCGGCTGATCGAGACCGACCGCGTCGACCCCACGAAGCTGACGACCCACGAGTTCGACTTCGAGGAGATAGAGACCGCCTTCGACATGATGGACACGAAGGAAGACGGAATGATCAAGCCGCTCATCCACTTCGAGTGA